In Apis mellifera strain DH4 linkage group LG1, Amel_HAv3.1, whole genome shotgun sequence, the sequence agttattcaaaaattcaactttttattcaaattcgaGACATTTACGATCATCTTTGCGATATTTCCAGAGAAGTTTCagacttttattctttttctattctcaCAGcactctcttttatttttttggtaatattatacaacttttattatctttttttacattttgttaacgataaattgaattttttacttattacaaATGCCATAATTTGGATAATGTTACCATTGTCTCTTCTTGCTTTGCTAACTTCGAAGGTAACCAACGTGATAAATGAGGTAgggagattaaaattttttttttttctttttcttttgaaaataattattctaaaaacttaatttaatgcatttttttgCAGATCGAAAAAACTGGATGTATTATACATGTTTTGTTAAATTgtacgatcgatcgagaaacgaaaatagaggtaaaatgatatttacaaattcGATCGTCTTAACGATTtcgttgttttatatattacgtacATCTTCTAGCTCGAACAATTTTCACTTCAATTGTTGCATCAAAAAGTGAAGTTTACAGCGAATGGATACTTCACATTAGATAATACTCTTTTTCAATCGGTGAGCGAAAATTGGccaattattataagttttgtTTGAATGCGGcgaatatacattatttgatattttttattattgttagatGATTAATACAGTAACTACGTATATGGtgattttgtttcaatttcaaatggaaatttcaaatgaaaatgataaattctgCAATTGCACGCAATGCagataatcgtaaaaaaacaCAATTATCATACAAATTGGATTTTCGATCTTTGATACTTGGAGACaagggaagaagagaggatATATAGGATACATAATTTATGTGGGACAATAAGAATTCATTTCTCCGTTTTATCCATTTCtctcgtttataaataaatataaaaacattaaatatgtaaaataaagataaattgagagaaatgaattttatcgataatcaatactgtacttcttttttttcttttttcttttttttttttttttttttttttttttaatcagaatTTATCAGCAATTCCGTTAAAGAGGACTAATACATCGATTGCATGCATGGCAGCGACTTATATGATTGCAGCtgattatatacaattgttGCTCGCAATGAGTCTCCTCCTGAACTATTGTGTGTATTATGCACACCACGTAATCAATCACAATTGTGTGCACACAACTTGTTTATCCTTTATACCCAAGTACATACtgcttaattattaacaaaattattcgttaCACACTTTTCtattcataatgaaaattaaatgatatcgaGAATGATGAACTTtagtatatacaaaataaactggcaataaaatctatatatatttgatgctATACGATACTAtgcttaaatttatatttctatgctTTCAACTTCGATCgatcatcattatttttgaaaaatctttggTATTCCATTGTGATTATGCTGGACTAGATCTTCTAAATAATGCATAATATAcacttatgatatttttataaaaaagacgGAGTAAACATGTTtgcgatttttataaaatatgcaaattaaatgttactatatgcaattaatatattatctagcAGAATATCGTTTCACATCtccatcattttattataattttttacatgtatCTTTTAAAGAAGAGTTTCATTTATCTCGCACATGATATACAAAAtggtgtttctttttttgtatctttaaaACAAAAGGCGCGAATAACGACGGTCTTTCTCAGTGGAAAATCTAATCACAACCAGTTAATACTTAAGCAGCGATATAACAAACATATTTCTTAAACATCATCAGAAAAGTTCGCGTATAGCTCCAATTAATGACTTCTTTCCCATTGCGAGCTTATACAGAACTGCAgatgattttctttcttaaatatatatacaaacacaCGTAACATCAACACGAACGATTGCCTTGTTTCGTACTTTGttgtaataatatcaatgGAGATGTTCCAATATAATGTTGTACAGGATGAGGCTTATTAACGCCCCCTTATCATTCTTAGTCGTTTAATTTACGATGTTTTTTCGTGAAATACAAAGAATTCAATCGTTCTTCGTTTACCGACTTATCACGCAATTTTCGACTGTATTTGTAAAGCCTTGGAAATTTAAcgtgtataataatttgataacgtgtcatttgaaaaatatcgtattaaattattctcttttaatcTTCTCACACCAATCGTCtcatttttccatcgatcggGTTGAAAAtcggagaagaaaaatgacaACTTATTCGTGCAACGATccgcataaatttttatttaaatttttaaaaatcgagatCGTTACACTTACTATGTGAAAGACTGCAGTATGATAAAAAATCTCATTGTTCGTTTccctttcttgaaaaaaaggaCATCCTTCAAGGGACGGCGTTACACATGGGAAAATTCAGTCGtgctaaaattttgataaaaaatatggaaaatgatTCTCTGCTATTAATTCTTCCCGAATGAGTTttcatacaattaaatttcagtGTAAAAAACATGtacatttattctattaaataatatagatattgtcGCTGTTGGCCggtattatatacgtatatcgaaaattttcagaaaatactCTTTaagaatttgcataaaaaccaatcgagttaaaaaaagaagttgtTGCATAATTTGTTGGTCGAGGAtgaattttgtcaatttttcgactttttttttatgatcgaGGACATGCTCGGCCAAGCTTCACTACGAGACATCCCTCGAAGGAAACGTCGATATATCAAAGGGGTTTTCTTGGCATACTTCATCATCCTCTTCGGGCACGAACTATCTTTAATccatataatcattaaattacaaattacacgTTATTGCACACTGACaacaatattttcatcgataaattcATGATTCAATAAATGACAATTCACGCATCAAATTATCAGTGAATCGAATCTTAAAgctaaaacattttattttaaattttaatcatgtgcgtttcttcattttcttctttttttcttttttttcctttttttttcttttttatatgaataaaatacgtTCATGTTAGTTACAATCTAGATATATGTCAGTGGCACTCATTAATTGCACTCGATCAAATTACAAATGCAATGAGATAAGATAGTCTTGCATgcgattttattttctgtaaaataaaaaaaaaaaattatttttcacttatttttaTCGCTGTTTAAACTTTCATATAGGTATCAAAGTGTTCCACATGCTTCAATTTGATTATTgttcttgataattttctttcaacgaTTCACCATAATTGTGTTTGTAACCTGGCTGGCAATAACGCGTacggtaaaaattaaaacatattgtATCGATTAATTGGAATCTTCGGGatattttaacgattaaaaaCGATCTTGCGAATCGTTCCCAGTGTAGCGTTGTTTTCGTTAAACAGAAGTCTCGGCCGAAGTAGTGCCGTTAATCGTTAACGGGCTGATGCTTTCCTTCGATCGTATCAAGTCTATCTGAAACGACCAAACCAAATATTTCGCATAATTTGCCGAAACGTATCAAGGACGAGCCAATCGTTTTAAACAAGCATTTAACGTACGTaatgaaaatctttaaaaaattttaaaaattaaaaatttagcgGAGCATCGAATACACTGAACCGTGATGgcaaattcgtttaaaaattgaatttaaacatatgttattgtattaaaactaTGTCACACGCAGATTACATTACGCAACAAAtaataacgttttttttttcgtacgaaaaattcatgcaaataatagaattaatctaCGAACGAAGATGCAAACGATAAAGATCGCAAAGTGCAaaagtgaattaaaaaattatatcatattgcaatattaatatatatagaaaacagAGATCAGATTCATCGAAATCTTTTCTGCTGCTTCTTATTTTGATACTTATTGGTATATATTTGCGTATATATTGCATGCTGCAACTTAATTATGCAACGTAATAACACAATCGAAAATGGATCCGAAAATAGATCTTCTTTTCTATCGGAATCGTCATGGCTCCTaagggaaaaaaatctatatctaaAAGACGACTCCGTTCGAGGGTTCCGTGCAGCCCCCTTTTATACTCTTACTCACACAGTAGCGTACATGGGGGTATGTTGCATGCCGGTGTATTGGTGCTCTTGCTGTGTGACTTGCCATGTGATTTATCGGTttggtgatggtggtggctAGAATTTAGAGTCATTTACGTTTGTCACCTTGATAGAGATCCCACTGTCATCTTCATCCTCTTCGGTCATCGTAGTCAGCCTCGTAGTCTCGTCGGCCATCAACAAGTTATCTTTCTTCGAGTGCTTTTTTTGCTTTCCCGCGCTAGATTcgaatcaatttatcaatgtcACATTAAGCCCACTGAATGATAATGGATGGTAATGGATTCTACTTCGTTAAATCAGGTAGACGTACTTGATTAGTTTGACTTGTTTCATTTTCTCGTTGCCTTCATTTACTTGTTGCCAAATCCCTGTCTTATTCACTTCTTCGCTGATATTGATGCTCGCCATTGGGATTTTCATAATGTTGCCATTCGCCAATGAGATTTGTATATTACCTGATGGACCATATCCGATGGATTCGTTTTGTTCCTGAGAGACAGATTGTAAATTCAGCTTCAATTGCTTAAATCTcgttaatttcaagaaaaaaaaaaaaaatcaagccATGCATTGAACTCAGCAAATCTCTCTGCACTACCATAGATTTTGGTATTCCATAGACTTCGAAGAACAGTGGATTTAGGTGTAAAAAAAAGCGGTTATTTCGGTTAGCATCGTTCGGTTAGCTggaagatggaaaaaaaaaagtgaatttgCATTCGGCTGAGAACGAGGAGCAGGTGTCGCGTGGATATAATAGCCTTCGTGACTCGTGCAGAGACGAATCGCCTCaatcattctattatttttttttatgtatatatacttatttcattaattcatgatattataattacactaCCGATAAAACGAATCGCTGGAAACGATGGTCGAGATCTATGCCATCATTGCCACacgatcataaaaaaatatataaacacagTGCACGACATCTGAAGTTCAGCGTAAAGGTGTAATCTTCAGCAGGGATGTAGAtacaaatgttaaaaattttcgatgctGAGGAACTATGGACGTGCGCTTATGGTCACGTACCGATGACAGCCGCAGGATTCGACGACCACTGGGTACCTTTACGTCTCTGGCATTCTTTCATTTCCTCATAGatttctctctcattctccGATTTTCTGaggatttttttatcttttatatttttcttatttttctcttccccttTCTACCCCtcgaaaattatacatttctctGTAACTGTGTGCTCTTTAATGTGTGGTGTTCGAAGATCTtgcttcttttaaaaaatatttcgtgatTGAATGTCTGTTAAAAAGGAGGAGGTATTTGGTCGCTGTAGCAGCGAGAAAAGATTTCTGTATCGAAGATCCATCCGATTCTAATGTACAATCTACGTGTATTTTGTGACACGTGTCGGAGTTTGGTGATTACATGCAAACAAAATGTATTGTTATTTGTATATCGTGTGCTGAACGTGTTGATAAATACTAAGGAAAAAACTTGGGATTACAGATAGATTTGTGTGTGTTCTTAAACAACGatgtatttttcatatgtAAGGTAGGCAATGTGTTCGATGATACATTAAGCCGATACATCATGTGTGTCAAAAGATAATCGAAACATTGACTTCGTTATAGTTTTTTGTGTATTGTCGTAAAATGACAGTTTTCagaaacttaataataaaaaaaaaaagagaaaaaaaaaagaaaaaaaatttattcgtgttttttaaataaaaaacttatatcAATAATGATCAAACtatgattaatttcatatgaatttttcgatgatataaatatctttgataaatatatactttcatctataattgatataatttaactacaataacaaatttatccaggttttaaaataattgtatccaAAATGATATCATTCGAACGATGGTATAACTAACTATTACATGTAATTAATACTGGTCAGGCCGAGTATTTTAACACGCGCAATTATGTATGTGCGACGAGATAATTGTTTTAGTTGTAAACTTTATGAAACCATCGGAATACATAtctatctttttcattaatttttgtgcAGGCCATCTTCGTCATTCAGGCACATTTAAtggcaaattattattattgcttcgATCGGAAAGACAACGAGAGAACAGCGAAAAGACGAAACAACGCGTAGCAAAATTTAGGCCACTTTCATACGATCAATCGTTAAAATATCGCGTTCTTCTTCGTGTTTCCGACAAAATGTGGGCTCGTCGCATACAGTTACCGTGACCACGGGGCAAATATTAGCCACGCGATCACTTTTTGTGTGCTATTTACGACCAATGATGATATTTAGTATTCGTCTCACGGTGCTAACCTCGCCGCTCTCCAGTTGACGAAGATCTTCGGCATGTTTTTTGCTTGGTTCCGGCATAATATCGTCCAGGATCTTCAACTCCCGTTGCGTGAACATCAAATCTAAGGACTTGCGTATTCCAATCATCACCATCAGCTGcgtgaaatattattcgagagtgagaaaaaataataaataataacaaacaatacaatattcctataagataataaaatactcaatcaatatattaaatatcgttcTTGATTTATCACGATTATCGTTCGATAAATATCTAACCATCAAAGGGAAGAGAATGGAAGTACTGCTGAAGGATTTGATGATCCACAAACAGGCTAAACAAGTCAATTGTATCGTTGTAAATAGGTGTACGCGTTTCAATGGTACCTGGAACATTTAGATCGTCAAACATTCGGTTCACGCGAACAATCACTCATACTCATTTCAATTATCTCACCTGACGAAGAAACATATAATCGGGTTGGTATTTAACCGGCAtcaacataattaaaattctgtcGAAAAATTGAAGTCCTTTCAACGAAGCGACTCCCATATAAAGAAAAACGCCGAATAATACCGGCATAGGTATGTGTCTCAACATTGGTGTGAGTAGGACCGAACAACCGATCatcaaaaagattaaaatatgcgTTACTCGCTGCTCGCGAACACCAAGGAACCGTGGTTTTTCTCCTGGTGCGGCGCATTCCGATTCCAGTTTCAACGAGTTCACATGATTAATCGAAAGTACGGTTGCCGCTACGAACCAGGGTAATCCCATTACCGAGCAAATTTCTATCAGAATCGCGAGAACGAATAGATCCAAATGATAGCCACATCCTTTCTAAATACGAACAATACAAtttatggataattttttaataataaaaattttgtttttaaaatcaaaaaaacttgcctttaatttattctctttcctATTTACTATCACGGCTGTGATTTGTTGAtccataaaaatcaatatagtACCTAATAAAGCTGGCAGACTTGCAACAATAGCGCTCCACCATGGATTACTTTGAAAAGGCCAGATTATCCATCCTCGATCGGCCAACGTTGGCTTGAATTCCGTTGGTACCTCGAGTTTCGGCGTGGGAATATTCGCGAAATGATCGAGAGTACTCATCGAAAAAATTGCTATGATCACCGCAAAATCACTAACGACTTGTCTGACCTATATCATTACACGCCAAGAGTAAAAAAGATCGATCGTAATTGGTTTTACGCGACGCGTAAACGTCGTATCTATACCTTTGACGGAAAGAAGAGAGCGTTCTTGAAGTCTTTGAGCTCAACGGATAACAGAAATGTGCCCATGAATAGTATAATTGACATGAGGAACACATCAGGTATATAGTGCGGTAGGTTGCAACCGTCGCCCACTAGCGTACCGTTGTAATtctgaaagaaaaacgatTCATCAGTGGTATAACAGTGTGCCGAGTCAGACACAGAGTCTTGAAATCAAGCTGCCGTTGCAGTTTGTAATTTCGGCTAACGAGTAGTTTTCAATGTGTGACGTTCAATTAACCTGGCACGTTTTTTGATCGAGCGCCGTCCAATTAATGTTGTCGTAGCTAGACGGTAGGCTGCCGTTCGGCGGCCTACACCAACACTCGTAGTCGAACGGATCGTTTGCATGGGTATTAATAGGATATTTCTTGCCGATGGACAATACGTTTTCAATGGCCTGAAACACAGAAATTCTTACTCGTAAATATCCTCTCTAAATCCTGAATTAAGAAGCTGATGGATCAGATTAAAGCTTAAGAGTATTGGATTTTCGCGGCCACTTTCTCATCAAGATCGAGGCCAATCGAACTTTCAAGTTGTTCAAGTTTTGAAGCCCGCGAGAAGCGCTTCGATTAGAAGCGTATACCTTGCAATTCGTGACCCAAATGCAGGCGATTTTGCTGATGATGCGATTCGCGAAGCACATACAGTTATATCCCCCATCCAATTAAGTCGTATCGCGTCAGAAGGACACGGTTGCGCAATTAAGATCCACCAAGGTAACAAAATTGCAAAGTAGTTGAGATATAAGAATCGATTACTTACTTTATAGATGAAGATAAACGCGATCAGGGTGGCGAAGTTTTCTTCTGTGAAACGTGTGATGTAGCACACGAAAGCACTAGCGTCGATCGCTACGAGAATTACCAAAATTAAGGTTATCCATGAGCCAATCCAAAAACGGAACGACATGTAGTTCCAATCCGATTTCCTACGAGCATATCGCACAATTTCGTTACGTCTCAACGAGGAGCGCTCTTATATTGCAAGAACTTACTTACTTGCAGAATTCATAGACTATCGTCTCGAAGACTAAAACGGGACCGGTTGAACCGAGGATGGTTAAAGGTTGTCCAGAAAAAAATCCATATCCGATACCGCAAACGAAACCAGATACTAACGACTCCATGGCGGCCATATTTTTTCCCGTAGCCTCGCCCAGTAAACCGCCAAACGTGATTATAGGCGAGAGACAGgcaaaatatagaaagataaaagaagcTACACATTGAAGAGCCAACGCGTCTTTGAAGTCGGAGAAATAAAACGGCGCTTTCCTCTTGATATCGTTTATCAAACCACCGAAAAGCTTACCAGACCTCGAGAGTCCGGATTCTTCCCTCAATTTTTGTTCATCAGCTTCTTCGTCCAGTTCTTCTTtcggtttttcttctttcggtCGTTTCCTTACATCCTAAGCAAATTGATcattaaaatcgattcttatgaatattaatttacagatCGTCTACGATCTATATTGTACCTGCGAAGGAATGGCAGCAGGCGGTTCTATTCTGATCGCAGGATCCCATTCTCCTGGTGGTAGAACCGTGACCGCATCCAAGAACTCGTCAATTCCGGCGAGAAGATGATTTCTGTTCTTCGCCTTGTAAGCCACATCGTGGAAGACCTCGTCAGACATCAAAGTAGCCATTGCGCGACCAATCTCGTGGAAACCAGTGAGCCCTCCCTAAAAATGCATCGAATCGTTATCCCATCTAAtggattcgaataaattaatttatttatcgtgttATCGTGTTTCGCTATGATCGATAACCGaaagataaaacaattatCAGGAAAAGGAGACAAACGATTGAAATGAATTGGAGAAGACAATCTCAAATGATAGTTCTCGTTCAAATTAGGTAGAAATTGTTTTGTGTATCGAGCCCTCGAGATCGAGAATAGTTCAGGCAATCAGCGTGCACAATTACTTCGTTAAAACGTTAATTACTCGAAAGGAGCTTTTCATCGAGTTACCCGAGAATCTACATTTCTACCTCGATAGATATACACGATTGCTCTACTTTCAATGTTTCATCCGTATAATTCCGATATccgaattcgaatcgatttaatactcgaaacgaaacgaattatgttttctttctaaaaaatcttCAACAAATCTTACCGTTGGTCCAAGCagaacaaatataaatctcGTTGGCACAGGAACTTCCGTCAAATCGCCCATTATTCCAGCTTGGCTCAATCGAATGAAAGCCGACAgacttttatctaaaaaatccACCTCTCCTACGAGAATATTGCTCGCCTCGGCTCCCGCAGGTATCTTCCGCATGAAATGCGTATTACCCTGATGAAGAgtgaataaacaattattatacagtGGGAATCATTggatcgttaaaaattacgaaCCTTGTGATTCGCGTCTCCGTTTTCTAAGGCGGACGAACTGTGATTTCGGCTAATTGACACGCTACTCGGACTTCGATCCATTCCGTTAGAGCCTGGTTCTTGGCCTGAAAGAGATCTAGCTTACCGCCTACTGCGTCTTTCCAAGGtaaaattaaacgagagaAGACGAGAAGACGAGAAGGCGCGTAGGCATTATAATCGAGGGCTACATATTTTTCCGTTTCCTCTCAATTATCATTTCTATCCAAGACCATTAAAAGTTGGATAGCGACCCACATTCGCATGTCGAAAGCGTTTCCCAGTTGCAGGAATCCAATATCAAAGATTTTCCAGTATTTCTCTTATAGGTGACATTCGTCGGGACATAGATTGCTTTTACtcccgtttattttttttttttttttaatatgaacgttaattttcaattcaaagatattctgtgcacgaacaatttttttctattaaatgtcAAGACCACGTTGCACAACCCTTTCGAACGGTAACCAATACGGTAAAACTTTTCCGATAGATTGACCACGCAGCTGCAAGCACTCGAGGACAGAGTTGATTTTGTTTTCCGTTGTTCTCACTTGCTCTCGATAATCGTTTGTCGATAGAGGGATGTTATTTTGAGCGATGGTACCAATAATGGTACTCTAATCTGAATCGTTGGATTCCGACAACTCACGACACTATTCGTCGCACAAGTTTTCAGGAATACGAAATATATGtcgcatatatgtatatgcataCTTGTATAATTACTACAGAAAATCTACAAGGTCACGAGATGGTTATCCGATGTGTTAAAGAGTTAAAAGAGAATTGCAAGCACAATAAAGCAACAAGGAGATTACCAGGTATAGCAAGGAAACGGCTACCCGCATTCAACGCTGGCCCACTGCCGTGACTTGTTGCGCCGGCGATCGCCGGAGCGGAATTCGATTCCTCCACTAAAAATGAGCATGAAACATACACCAGGATCGTCCTTTATTTACAGAGGAAGGGCctaagaaggaagaggaaaatccCATTTCGTCGAATGCATTACGCGTATCGCGAACAGTTGCGTCCCGAGACTTCATTGCTCGAAATCGCAACTCGTTCGCGATTAATTCGTACTTGTAgcagttctttttctttttctagtaagtaagaataaaaatcgcgAAGAAATGAGAGGAAAATTAGTTGGAACTCTGAAAAGATAGATATTAGTCAGATTAAAAAAGTGTGACAGTAGTACTAAGTATGATATCGAGTTAAAAGTATACATTAAGTCATATCGtgcatattatacaattagaaCGTAAGATCATGCCTCGTGATTAGTTGAATTGTGAAGGTTTCACCTACGCGTTCCCGCGATCGTGCACTTCCTCTGAATCGTTTCTACTTTACGATCAGGAGAGAACATGTATCGCTTGAAGTGATTCCCGCGAATCCGTTGCTGCATTACGATTGCAGTAGTAACAACCGATATTCGTCGGACACGAAGCGTTCTTTCTGAATCGATTTCACGATCCCGACAGCCGATAACAAATCCACTCTATGCAATATTTAACTACTGTAAACATCGAAAATTCCACAGAGGAAGGAAAACGAAAATAGAGGAATAAAACGACGTAAACGTCGATAAAGAAATGTTGTTTGTCGGGAAATATTGTATCATCACATTTCATTAATATGTACAAAAAAGAGTGGAAAAGagagtagaaaaaaatagaaacaaaatggAGAGAAATACgaagtgtaataataataataataataataataatacaagagAACGAAAGACattgattttgtattaatctatcaattaaaatttataagaacaaTAACCACCTGACAGTCTAACCTTTTAGTTGACACATCGCGAACCATGTTGTGAATCCGACCACGTGGGGAATGCCGAATTCGtctgattgaaaaataagaaacaaatgTCAATACCTTATACCACGatcgaaacaaattaaaaatggattGGATTTATATCCGtttcaatcattttcatttatgccGTGTTAAACCAAATAATTTGCACGATAATTTGGCGTTTGCACGTTTACACAAATCATCCGTGGGATAAAAATTGGGATAAAAATTgggataaatattgattagtaGGTTAAAACTAATTGTTGATACATGAGGATTGAACACATGTTGGATAATGAGAAGGAA encodes:
- the LOC409792 gene encoding electrogenic sodium bicarbonate cotransporter 1 isoform X1; the protein is MDREGSLKSSGSSPWMQPGIGGGGGAAHTGGTGDDEAPKDPGVRITHQPFTEKDYEGHRAHTVYVGVHLPGERRHRRHHKHHHSQRQTYSADKDNVDNDRPRQLLMTRRSRLSSICDPDGEMILTPPAQRVQFILGEEVGDDAHESHPLFSEMEELVKDGDEMEWKETARWIKFEEDVEEGGNRWSKPHVATLSLHALFELRSLLLNGTVMLDMEANSLEQIADLVLDNMINKGSLPAESREKVREALLVRHRHQHERRKDNNMSRLPIIRSLAEIGRNHSSSKNYDCTCGLHALLTSDLQERRGRDAYAPSVARSSSCPNPNTALLSKETKDLKGPYLLVPDEFGIPHVVGFTTWFAMCQLKVEESNSAPAIAGATSHGSGPALNAGSRFLAIPGQEPGSNGMDRSPSSVSISRNHSSSALENGDANHKGNTHFMRKIPAGAEASNILVGEVDFLDKSLSAFIRLSQAGIMGDLTEVPVPTRFIFVLLGPTGGLTGFHEIGRAMATLMSDEVFHDVAYKAKNRNHLLAGIDEFLDAVTVLPPGEWDPAIRIEPPAAIPSQDVRKRPKEEKPKEELDEEADEQKLREESGLSRSGKLFGGLINDIKRKAPFYFSDFKDALALQCVASFIFLYFACLSPIITFGGLLGEATGKNMAAMESLVSGFVCGIGYGFFSGQPLTILGSTGPVLVFETIVYEFCKKSDWNYMSFRFWIGSWITLILVILVAIDASAFVCYITRFTEENFATLIAFIFIYKAIENVLSIGKKYPINTHANDPFDYECWCRPPNGSLPSSYDNINWTALDQKTCQNYNGTLVGDGCNLPHYIPDVFLMSIILFMGTFLLSVELKDFKNALFFPSKVRQVVSDFAVIIAIFSMSTLDHFANIPTPKLEVPTEFKPTLADRGWIIWPFQSNPWWSAIVASLPALLGTILIFMDQQITAVIVNRKENKLKKGCGYHLDLFVLAILIEICSVMGLPWFVAATVLSINHVNSLKLESECAAPGEKPRFLGVREQRVTHILIFLMIGCSVLLTPMLRHIPMPVLFGVFLYMGVASLKGLQFFDRILIMLMPVKYQPDYMFLRQVPLKRVHLFTTIQLTCLACLWIIKSFSSTSILFPLMLMVMIGIRKSLDLMFTQRELKILDDIMPEPSKKHAEDLRQLESGEEQNESIGYGPSGNIQISLANGNIMKIPMASINISEEVNKTGIWQQVNEGNEKMKQVKLINAGKQKKHSKKDNLLMADETTRLTTMTEEDEDDSGISIKVTNIDLIRSKESISPLTINGTTSAETSV
- the LOC409792 gene encoding electrogenic sodium bicarbonate cotransporter 1 isoform X3, which translates into the protein MDREGSLKSSGSSPWMQPGIGGGGGAAHTGGTGDDEAPKDPGVRITHQPFTEKDYEGHRAHTVYVGVHLPGERRHRRHHKHHHSQRQTYSADKDNVDNDRPRQLLMTRRSRLSSICDPDGEMILTPPAQRVQFILGEEVGDDAHESHPLFSEMEELVKDGDEMEWKETARWIKFEEDVEEGGNRWSKPHVATLSLHALFELRSLLLNGTVMLDMEANSLEQIADLVLDNMINKGSLPAESREKVREALLVRHRHQHERRKDNNMSRLPIIRSLAEIGRNHSSSKNYDCTCGLHALLTSDLQERRGRDAYAPSVARSSSCPNPNTALLSKETKDLKGPYLLVPDEFGIPHVVGFTTWFAMCQLKVEESNSAPAIAGATSHGSGPALNAGSRFLAIPGQEPGSNGMDRSPSSVSISRNHSSSALENGDANHKGNTHFMRKIPAGAEASNILVGEVDFLDKSLSAFIRLSQAGIMGDLTEVPVPTRFIFVLLGPTGGLTGFHEIGRAMATLMSDEVFHDVAYKAKNRNHLLAGIDEFLDAVTVLPPGEWDPAIRIEPPAAIPSQDVRKRPKEEKPKEELDEEADEQKLREESGLSRSGKLFGGLINDIKRKAPFYFSDFKDALALQCVASFIFLYFACLSPIITFGGLLGEATGKNMAAMESLVSGFVCGIGYGFFSGQPLTILGSTGPVLVFETIVYEFCKKSDWNYMSFRFWIGSWITLILVILVAIDASAFVCYITRFTEENFATLIAFIFIYKAIENVLSIGKKYPINTHANDPFDYECWCRPPNGSLPSSYDNINWTALDQKTCQNYNGTLVGDGCNLPHYIPDVFLMSIILFMGTFLLSVELKDFKNALFFPSKVRQVVSDFAVIIAIFSMSTLDHFANIPTPKLEVPTEFKPTLADRGWIIWPFQSNPWWSAIVASLPALLGTILIFMDQQITAVIVNRKENKLKKGCGYHLDLFVLAILIEICSVMGLPWFVAATVLSINHVNSLKLESECAAPGEKPRFLGVREQRVTHILIFLMIGCSVLLTPMLRHIPMPVLFGVFLYMGVASLKGLQFFDRILIMLMPVKYQPDYMFLRQVPLKRVHLFTTIQLTCLACLWIIKSFSSTSILFPLMLMVMIGIRKSLDLMFTQRELKILDDIMPEPSKKHAEDLRQLESGEEQNESIGYGPSGNIQISLANGNIMKIPMASINISEEVNKTGIWQQVNEGNEKMKQVKLINAGKQKKHSKKDNLLMADETTRLTTMTEEDEDDSGISIKIDLIRSKESISPLTINGTTSAETSV